Genomic window (Candidatus Nezhaarchaeota archaeon):
CTATTGAGAGGGGGCATATTAAGAAGAGGGCCAGCACAGCTTCACTTAGGACGCTGGCAGTGCCTGCGTAACTGATCCATTTACGCTCAAGAGCCTTAAGAAAGCCTCTAGCCTTAGAGGCTAGGTATGTTGCTACGTCCCCTCCACTACGAAGAATGCTCGTGTACCCAAAGATCCACTGCTTAAAGCTCTCTGATGGATGGTTACGGGCCAGTCCTTCAAGGGCCTCGAGGGGGCTTCTATTAAAGTACATGGCGTCCCTCCTTAAGAGGGACGCTTCTTTAGACATGGCTGGGAAGAGGCCGTTCTCTAAGGCTACGTCAAAGCTCCTAATGAGAGACAGCCCCGAGACTGCCATAACGGAGGCTAAGACGCTGAAGATAGGCAGCTCAGCTTCAACTTGAGCTTTCCGACTTCGAGCCGAATGGTACGGGAGGTACAGGCCTAAGGCTAAGGTTAGGGGCGAGAGCAGGGGGAGGAGGAGCACGATAGGATTGCTAGAGAAGGAGTATAACCATAGGCTAAGTGTAGATAGCGAGAGCCACGTGATAAAGAAGGACCTGGCTAAAGTGAGGGCCATGGACCTCGGGCTCTTAAACCACAACCCAGCGGTGAGGAGGGTGGAGAGCTTAGGGATGAGGCGGCCGGTTAGCTTCAACAGCAGCCCGTCTATCCTCCTAGAGAGGCCTTTCACTTCAATAGGCCTCCGCGTAAAAGTTCCTTAGTTTAGCTACGACGTCGCTGTATGAAAGCACGTTGTCCTTAACGAGGGACTTTAGGAAGGAGGCGCGGCGCTTAACCTCCTCCTTTAACTGAGAGAGGCTCCACTCTGAGAGGCCAGCTATTTTGTTTAGTACTAGGCTCCGCTCAATTAGCTCCTCGACCGACAGAGGTAGGTGGACGTCGAGCTGAGGATCCCAGCGAAACAGCTCCCTCTCTTCCTTAACGTTAACTACCTCTGAGACCTTCACGACCCTCCTCGCCGGCTTATTGCCCAATGGCGCCACCCGCTTAACTATGACGACGTTGGTGATCAGGGGGATGAAGGACGGGCTCACGTTAATCGGCGGTGAAGTGAGCCTCTGAACCATGGTCTCGAAGCTATCTCCATGGAAAGTGCACGCACACCCATGCCCTGAGGCCGCCGCCTGGACTAGGGCGTATGCTTCTTCACCTCTAACCTCGCCGACGATGATGAAGTCAGCCCTCTCTCTAAGGCTTAGCTTGACGAGGTCGAAGAGCTCGATCTCCGTCTTAGACTCACCGAGGGTGTAAGTGTGCCTAGCCACCAGAGGTTTCCAGCCTACGTGTGGCAAGTGGAGCTCCTGGTTATCCTCTATAGACACAACCTTCCAGTTCGGCTTAAGTAGAGTCGCTAGAGCGTTAAGTAGCGTCGTCTTGCCGCTGGCCATGGGGCCGACGATCATTATGAACATTTTGTGCTCTAGTAGTAGCCACCAGTAGGCGGCCATGAGCGGAGAGACCGTCCGCCACGCGATGAGGTGGCATATAGTCAAGGGCTCCTCTCTAAACTTCCTAATCGTCACCGAGGAGCCGAAGGGGGTGACTTCTCGAGAGTAAGTTACCGTTACCCTGTGTTTTTCAGGTAGAGCTATATCGGCTATTGGGAAGGCTGTGCTGACGTGCTTCCCAGCGGTGTGTACTAGCTTAACGACTATGTGGTCGATTGACTGTTCGTCGTGAAAACTAATGTTGGTGATTAGCCAGTCTAAGTCGTTAAAGGTCCTATGGAAGACTCTAACCGGCCTACTGACCCCTTCGATAGAAATATCCTCTATCTTAGGATCCCTGATAAGGGGGTCTAGCGGCCCATAGCCCAGCGTGTCCCTCTTAATGTAGTATAGTATCTTCTCCTTCACCTCTTTACTCAAGGAGCTTAGCCCATACTCATCGCTGACCTTCTCTACGTAAGACTCTAAGTATCCTGCAGGGTCAGAGAGCATGAGCGGGGAGGGCTTAATCATGACTTTGAGGGCCTGCATAAGAGCTCCGTAGCATACAAGGTCAGCGTGGGAGAGTCGGGGCTCCTCAACGAAGTAATAGCCAGTACCCGCCTTAGCGCCTAAAATCACCTTCACGTGGCTACCGACACTGTACGTCTCCACTAGCTCTAGAGTTGAGAGCTCCCCAGGGTCCACGTGGCTAGAGATTAGGTTGACGTGGAGTAGGGGGTCGGGGTTCTTCTTCGTAGGGCTTAAGCGCCTCAACCTTGGCTTTAAGCTCAGCCTCAAGGCTTCACCCTGTAAAGACTAGAATATCGCCTCCGTAGAGGAGGATGTTGGTGGTCCACGCTACACCGTTAACGGGGTATATTTCGATGGTGCAGTTTCGATAGGGCGATAGGGCCCGATCTGAGAGCGCTACTAGTATCTCCTCAGCCCCAGTGGCTTCAGCTCTACCAAGCAAGGAGCCCTCCGAGGAATAGACCTTAATAACTTGGCCGCTGCCCACCCCTTTAATCACGATCCTGTCCTTACTGTAGATTGTTAAGTAGTAGCCCGTAGGAAGTGAGGGTAGCCCTACTCCGCTTAACTTAATCCAGACGTTGCTCGTAGACGCTTCACGGCTTAGGCAAGCTAAGGCCAGCGCCACGAAGACCCTGCTGCCAGGACTTACTACGCCCTCTAGGCTTACCTGAACCTCCCTAAGCCCAAGGGTCCTACCGCCTAAATCCTCACGCCAGACAGTCTTCCAAGCTCCGTCCTTACACACCATGACTAAGGCCTCCCAGGCCCCTCTGGGGCCATCGTAGCCGTCCTCAATCCTAAAGGCGATGTACGGAGGGCCGGGGAGGTCTTTTGGCACATATACTTCATGAATTACTCCCCCCCACTCCCCGGCTAGTGGCGTAGAGGCCCTGTAGGAGATCACTACGTCGGCTAGGGCTTGAGAGCTGGTTCTTCGAGCCTCGAAGCGGTCTGAGGTTGAGAAGAATAGGTAGCTTGACGATGTAGCTAACGTGGAGGAGTATTTAACTAGAGTAGGTGCCGCCCTTACATCTAGCACTAAAAAGCTTCTGCTTAGCGCTCCCTTCTTCGCCTCCGCGACTACTTCAGCTATATACCTACCTTCAGAGGCCTTACCAGCTCGAATTATTAGCTCTGAATTAAGGGGGAGGGTTCCCGAGGGCCTAGAGAACTCATGGGACACCTTCTGAGGCTTACTTACGAGCTTAAGCGCTGCCTCGATAGCTGAGCCCGCCGACTGGGTGTGTACAAACACACGAATTTTCTGAGGAGGGCCTTCGCTTCTGAGCAGTACGTAGTTTCTGCTAACCTCCATGCTTACTTTAGGTAGCGACTTCGGAACGTGGGGGAGCTTAGTTAGCCTAAGGCTGCCCTCACATACGAAGGCCGCCTTCCCTAGCTTAGTGGCAACTACGGCTTCGCAGTTAGGGAGCTCCATTACCACCGACGAGTTAAGTAGCTTAGGCCTTGAGCCCTGGAAGAGGGCGAGGGACCATACCTTGAGGAGGTAGTCCCTAAACCACCCTGTCTCCTCTACCGGTGGCTCAGAGTAGCCGAAGCGGGCAACCAGCTCATTGAACACTACTCTCCCCTGAGGGTCTATGCACATGACGTGAAACTGACGATCGTACGAGCCTGAGGCTATAGTGAAGTAGAAGATGGCTATTCCTCCTTCAGTGAACTCTAGGTCTTGAGCGACGAAATAGTCCGATGCCACAGGTGGCTTTACTGAGATGATACCTATGCTATTAAAAGACAGGTCGTAGAGCTCAAGTCTAATTTCGCTATATACTCGAGAAGCTAAGGCCACAATGCCGCGGTCAGCGTCTACCCAGGCTGTAAAGTAACTTCCACCTAGTGAAGATAGCTGCTTACCTCTACTATACAAAGCCACCTGACTGCTCGTAGCTATGATCGTTAGCTCGCCGTCACTCCTTAAATAGGACCTCCGCCCGTCGTCGGTGATCCTAAGGAGAATGGAGCCGGTGTTAATATCGACTGCGTGAATGTGACTACGCCCTAAGGTATAGGTCTTAACGTAAATAGTCCCCGTCTCCTCGACACAAATGTATGGCCTAACCTCGCTACTAAAACCGGGGGTGCTCCATGCAAGCGTGCCGTCCCCCCTAACAGCCTTTAGGTGGTCGCCGTCTACGTAGATGACGGTGCCCGAGAAGGCTACAAGACCCTGAACCCCCCGCTCCGCTCTCGTAGAAACCTTGGGGTAGCCGCTCCAGTCGTAAACTATGAGGAGGAGGCCATCAGTCCAGGCGACTAATTCCTCACTTGCTGCCACTAGGTAACGCGAGGACTTTGTAGGTATGCTTATTGACGTGAACTCGGGCCATTCTCTAAGAAGCCATTCCTGGCTTCGCGAACCTTGAGAGAAGTAGCGGTTATCTAGCTCCGCCGTGAATATGTTGCCTCTGCTTGTAACTAGGCTTACGGAAGAAGGTTGATTATTCAAAGGTACACTTAGTATTGATGCGTTCAGCCCTGGGGGGATGGTGTAATTGACGCTAAATAATAAGGAGCTCCCGCCTGGCTGAGTAATAACGACGTACGCCACCTGAATACTTAGAGGAGAGGGGTTAGTGGCAGTTACCACTAGCCTTTCCCCGTCCTTAGTGTAAAAAGCCCTGAGCTCCTCGGCGGCCTTAAAGGAGAGGGCGGCTTGAAACTCCCTCAAGGTATCAACGTAGGCCCTATGCTCCCTCTGAATAATCATTAAGCCGGTCACCATGGATATGAAGAGGAGCATTAGGACGAGGCCGCCAACAACACTGCTAACTGCCAAGTTATTCTTGAGCTGGCGTTTCAAATCTAAAGACCCCTCCGCTTGACGTGCGGACGATGAGCTCGTGCTTGAGCTTAGGGTTTAGAGGGATGTTGAGCTTAATTGGAAGCGCCTTGCCCGGGGGGATGGTAACCGCTGGGTTGAGTACCATCTTCGCGCCGTCGACGTATACCTCCTCCACTTCAACACCGTACTGCCCAGCGTTAAATAGCCAAAGAGTGACTCCACCGCTAAAGTTGATGCTAATAAGTGCCACGTGCTCTAATAAGCGCGCTCTATCGCGGCGCATGATAGCTATATAGCTCTCTAGCTCGTTCTTCGAAGACTGAGTAAACGCAGCTGCTATTACTGACATTAGCACTAGGACTATGAAGCTTAGCGTTAAAGCGCTAATCACTTCTGAGGCCCCCCTCCTTATGCGCGTCGAAGCGTTCATGGGCCCTACCCTTGACAAGTCACCATTGTAGAGTACACGGATAAAGAGCCGCCAGCCTCAACGAATACCCTCACTAAGTAAGACGAGCCTAGCTCGAAGTGGCTTGAGCTTAGCGTAAAGTAATTTCTCAGATCCTGCTCAGTAAGAGAGACTGTGCCGCCCGAGGCCACGGCAATCGAGAGGGCGCGGTTCGTTGAGTAGTACTTGTTAGGTGTATGTATGCCTACATCAACAATTTTGACCGGAATAGTGCCGGTGTTTCTTAAGGTGATGTGGAAGTACACGCTATTACCAAGCTTAAGCACCCCCGCGTCCACTATTACCAAGCTGACTACGCGCGAGGAGGACGATAAGTAGGAGGTTAAGTAAAGCCCGACGAAGCCGCTGAGCGCTAGGGCAACGCCGACCATGAGTAGCACTGACACTATGTAAGATACGCCTCTACTATGCTGGAAAAAGAAGAGGCGCAGGGTCAATGTAGCTTAGCCCCCTACACACACTGCCGTAGAGGTAAAGTTGCCCACATTAGTCATGATAATGACGCTGTAGCTCTTGCCGGGCGTAAAGCTGAGCGAAGGGTGGTTTTTGCTATCAATGGTTATTGAGAACGTAGCGCCTGCTGCCAACGTCCTGTTAACCACAGTGCTTAACACGCCTTTCTCATGCCGCACCTCGAGCCTCTCTACTAGAATCGCGGTGTTTCCAAGGTTTTTCAGAGAAAGTTGTAGAATACTACCCCCCGAACTGCTCATGGCGGTGGCGATTATGCCTAGTGATGCCTGCTGAGAAGTAGCTGTGACGAAGTTTGAGATATACCAGTAGGTGAAGGAGCCTATCGTGATCGTGGCGGCCACCATAATCAACGTCGCTATTATCGGTGAGACTCCACGCTTCACCATAAGCGTCAACTATGTCACCGCCTACCTGCTCTAAGTGGGTCTTTTAACCCCTGCTAACGCGCTAGCGCTTCATACGGTCGAGCATTCGTTCAAAGGTCCACCTAATAGCGTTCCTAATCTCCCTTATCCTACGCTCATCCACGACGTTCTTTACCACTATACACTTCAGCCTCTCGCCCTCAGTCTGTACTTGGTAGTCCATCACCCGCTCGGGGTCAAGAAGGCCCCTCTCGGCAGACTCCTTATCCCTAGCCTTCATCGCCTCTAGCACTTTATCAATGAAGAAGGCCTTGAACGGAGGGGTGTTCACGTCGAACGAGAGCTCAGGGGAGGGCTCGATTCTAATAGAGTCCAAGCCTATGAAGATTTTGCCTAAGACCCTGCCCTCCCTAGTCATCACTGACATCACCCCTTCCTCTACTCTTCGAGGCTCCAGCAGCTCAGCAGCCTGCTTGAAGCTATCTCTAGAAAGCGCCTCGTCAACTACCTTAGCTAGGGACTTTAGCACGTTAATCTCTCTTTGGAGACTAGAAATACGCTCTTCCAAGTATTTCTTTAGCTCAGCTAGCTCCTTAATCGGCTCGCTCAAGAAGCCACGTCCCCCACAGTGAAAGTAGGAGAAAAAGCGCTAGAACTGATCAAAGTGCAGCACTTCGCTTAGCGGCCTTCGAGGAGGAGGAGCTGGGTGCTCAGCAGGCCTCCCTATGGGAAGTATGGCGATAGGCCTCACTCCGCTCGGAAGTTTTAGCAGCCTAGCTACTCCCTCATCGTGAAAAGCCCCCACCCAGCAACTACCAAGCCCGCTTGCATGGGCTGCTAGGAGCAGGTTCTCTACGGCAGCTGATACATCGCATATACAGTACAGGCTCCTACCCCTAACGCCATAGATGCTAGAGGACCTCCTCTCGTTAGCACAGGCGACAACTACTACAGGCGCTTCAGTTATCCACCACTGATGAAGGGCTTCGGCGGCTAATCTCTCCTTAATTTTCTCGTCTCTTACTATTACAAATTCCCAGGGCTGAAGGTTTCCAGCTGAAGGAGCCCATGAAGCTAATTCGAGCAGAGCCTCTAGCTCAGAGTCGCTAATCATAGAGGTGAAGTAAGATCTAATGCTCCTACGCGTCTTAATGGCCTCAACTACATCCATAGACTCTCTGGCTAACTAAGCCTGACACCCTTAATTAATTTTAGTAGCAGACTACCGAGGCTTCAACACTTCGTAGTGCACTAGGTAGGCATTATGCTCCTCCAGCATCCTAAATAAGCCTAAGGTAGAAGCTACGTAGTCCCTCGAGGTCACGTTACCTTCGACTATCACCCCTCCGATCCTAACCGCCGCGCCTTTAATATGGTTCAGGGGGTCCGGGGTAGTAACGAAGAGTCTCCCATCCCTCCAGTACGAGCTTACTCCTTTAAAGAAGGTGAAATCGACGGGAAGCCAGCCCCAAGGGGGGATGTATACCATTGCCCACCCGTGCCCACTTAAGCCACTTCCGAAGTATCTATACCTCCCGCCAGCGTGAACGTGCTCATAGCTACGACCAGGCTCATACACCACCCCGTACTGAAGGAAGCTTGGTATGCGCACTGCTCTACACATAGCTATGAAGAGGTTAGCCCTGTCGTCGCAATCACCTTCCAAGCTAACCAAGGTCTGGTTTAAGTATTGAGCGATAGCGTCTCGCCGCTCGAGCGGATAGGCTAAGTTATCATCTATCCACTTCACGAACGCTAAGACTAATTCGAGCGTCGAGCCCTCCTTCGACCCGACCTCCTCTACGAGCCTGCTCACTAAGGGGTTAGTAAAGTCCCATAGCGGTGTTGCTAAGCAGAACTTATCCCTTAATTCTTGCGGAATGCTATCTACAGGTAGGGAGGCGTCCAGGGCTATTTCGAGGGGGGGAGGGTCTTGATGAGCTAGGTCTACATGTATAGTTACCTCTAGCTCATACTTAGAGCTAGGCGCCAATTGCTCATAGGAGCCATTAAGCCTAATAATAAGGTTGCCCTCTTCAGTCCACAGGAGCTCGTAGCTACTCGATGAGAAGTTCCCCACAGCCCACTTGACGCTTAGAACCCGTGTCCTTTGCCCTGTGTGATTGGGGAAAATAGAGGCTTTAAGGAACGGCTCAAGCGGTAGGGGCTCTGACCCGTTGTTAATCAGCACGATCTTAAGCGAGTACTCAAGGAGGAGAGGCTTAGTCGAGGGAGGGTAGGATATAAGGAGAGCTAGGGCTAAGGCAGTCGTAAGCAGCATTAACAGCACGGGGCGGAGGAGCTTAGACAAGACACCCTAGTACTGAGCTGCTAGGATAAATTCATTAGCTCACGACGTCCCTATAGTTCTCGAGGGATTCCTGCGCGCTACTTGTCTAATTTCACCTCATCGAGTTTATTAATAAATCAGCCGAGAGTCGATAGGGTCCTCATTGCTTGAAGAGGTAGGCTTGCTAGTTACCTACATCACCATGGGCCTAGCCCCGATAACTTACAATTTCTTCTTAGCTAAGCGAGCCTTGCTTAAGAAGAGGCCGGGGGGGTCAGCTGGGCTTAAGGAGGGGGAGGAGAAGAAGATAGGCCAGGAAGCAAAAAGCTTCACGCTTACCATCCCCTGCGGAGTAGGCCCTGTGCTTCTAACTAACGACCACGGCGACGCTGTCTACCTAGGCGTTAACTCAGTGAGCACCTCGTACATTATTCACGTTAAGAGGGTGCTCAGTCAAGGATAGACCTCGGGCGTGAGGAGGTTGGAGAGGAAGACCAGTGATACGCTCGAGCTATTTACCTCTGGAGTAGTGGCAGGGATATCGAATATAGATGCCTGTGCTATTCTATGCTTGCTCTCAATAAGCTCGATCTACGGCTTCTCGCTCCTGTGGGCGTTGATGCTAGGCCTGCTCATATACATTGTCGTTCTTCAGCTAACTTCTGAGCTCGCGTTAGTAACTGGGAAGGGGTTCGCCGAAAACCTTAAGAGCAATGCGTGCGCCCACAAGGTTTCGCTCATAGTGCTACTATCAGTAGCTGCTAATCTATCTCTCCTCTCAGTTCAAGTGAGCGGGATGGCTATCTCGCTGGCAAGCCTCTTCGACTTGCCGCTCACCATTGCTATTGCAGCCTCAGCCGCTATCATCTTCACGACTTCGAGCCTTAAGCCATGCAACTTAGTGGACAAGGTGCTAGTGGTCCTATGTGTCATCGCTTTCTCAGCGGTGGTACTTAAGGCGCCTCCAGACTACCGGGCTGTAGTAGCTGGGCTCGTATCTCCTGGGTTGTCAATAGAGGCTGAATACTGGGTGGCCGCGATAGCCATGATGGGCATCTCTGTAGGGCCCAACATTATCTTCTACGAGGCGAGCGATTTAGTCGAGAAGGGCATTAAGGAAGAGGCGCTGCTGAAGGCGCTAACCAGCATCATAGTAGGCGTTCTAGTCTGCTTAGTTATCTGCCTAGCGATTATGACCTATGGCGCTGCCCTGCCGCCGATTCCAGAAGACCTAACTACGGCCATTAAGGCCTCGATCTCCACCTTTGGGCGAGCCTTTACCACGATCTTCCTAATAGGACTCCTCGCCTCCTCACTCCTAGCTGCAATTGTAACCCATCAGTCCACCGTAGCCTTGCTTTCAGAGGTATACGGATGGAGGGGGGTCGGGGCGCGGAGGGATAGTAAGGCTTGGGTGGTGTGGGTGGCCATTATAACCATCGCTAGCACCATCCCAGTGCTAGTGGTGTCTAAGTTAGTCAAGCTAGCCTTGGCCGCAGCCGTTATAAATAGCATCGCCGCCATTCCACTACTCAACTACCTAGTTAAGTTGTGCACAGACCCCTCGTTAATGGGTGGTATAGAGGTTAAGAGGGGGATGAAAGTAACGTTACAAATAGCGGTGGGGACGTCCATAGCCGTAAACGCAGGAGGTATTTTGATAATAGTAGCCAGTAGGCCTCTACTAGGCTACATCACCCTCCCCGCTGACTTACTCATCCTAGCCGCCGGAGCCGCTTTAACGGCACTGATCATTAAGAGGTTAAGCTTTATCAAGAAGGGTGGTGCTAGGTAGTTAGCGGCATGTCGCTTAAGGTAGGCTGCTGTGGCTGGGCTGTCAAGGGGGGGATGGAGGCGTATTTTCGCGAGTTCTCGCTAATTGAGCTCCAAAGCACCTTCTATAGGCTGCCCGATCTATCAACCGCGATTAAGTGGAGGGAGATGGCTCCTAGCGGCTTCGAGTTCTCCTTAAAGAGCTGGCAGGCTATTACGCACCCAGTAACAAGCCCGACTTGGAGGAAGGCTAAGGTAAAGATAGACCCTAGCAAAGCTGAGCGCTATGGGTACTTAAAGCCGACGAGCGAAAACTTCGAGGCATGGAGTAAGACGCTAGAAATCGCCCTAGCCCTAAGGGCTCGGGTAGTAGTCGTACAGCTACCTCCATCCATGGATGCATCGAACGAAAACGTTAGCAACCTAAGGGGCTTCTTCTCAACGATAGATCGCCGGGGCGTAACGATAGGAGTCGAGTTTAGGCATAGCTCTTGGAGGCCAGAGGTGGTCTCTAAGATATGCCGT
Coding sequences:
- a CDS encoding DUF72 domain-containing protein; this encodes MSLKVGCCGWAVKGGMEAYFREFSLIELQSTFYRLPDLSTAIKWREMAPSGFEFSLKSWQAITHPVTSPTWRKAKVKIDPSKAERYGYLKPTSENFEAWSKTLEIALALRARVVVVQLPPSMDASNENVSNLRGFFSTIDRRGVTIGVEFRHSSWRPEVVSKICRELDVVHIVDPFKDEAATKDKELVYYRLHGLGERVYVYDYSDEELAKLWGNWVKPLLDQEKQVYVLFNNTAMAKNAKRLLELCIGSGADR
- a CDS encoding divalent metal cation transporter; the protein is MRRLERKTSDTLELFTSGVVAGISNIDACAILCLLSISSIYGFSLLWALMLGLLIYIVVLQLTSELALVTGKGFAENLKSNACAHKVSLIVLLSVAANLSLLSVQVSGMAISLASLFDLPLTIAIAASAAIIFTTSSLKPCNLVDKVLVVLCVIAFSAVVLKAPPDYRAVVAGLVSPGLSIEAEYWVAAIAMMGISVGPNIIFYEASDLVEKGIKEEALLKALTSIIVGVLVCLVICLAIMTYGAALPPIPEDLTTAIKASISTFGRAFTTIFLIGLLASSLLAAIVTHQSTVALLSEVYGWRGVGARRDSKAWVVWVAIITIASTIPVLVVSKLVKLALAAAVINSIAAIPLLNYLVKLCTDPSLMGGIEVKRGMKVTLQIAVGTSIAVNAGGILIIVASRPLLGYITLPADLLILAAGAALTALIIKRLSFIKKGGAR
- a CDS encoding transglutaminase-like domain-containing protein produces the protein MSKLLRPVLLMLLTTALALALLISYPPSTKPLLLEYSLKIVLINNGSEPLPLEPFLKASIFPNHTGQRTRVLSVKWAVGNFSSSSYELLWTEEGNLIIRLNGSYEQLAPSSKYELEVTIHVDLAHQDPPPLEIALDASLPVDSIPQELRDKFCLATPLWDFTNPLVSRLVEEVGSKEGSTLELVLAFVKWIDDNLAYPLERRDAIAQYLNQTLVSLEGDCDDRANLFIAMCRAVRIPSFLQYGVVYEPGRSYEHVHAGGRYRYFGSGLSGHGWAMVYIPPWGWLPVDFTFFKGVSSYWRDGRLFVTTPDPLNHIKGAAVRIGGVIVEGNVTSRDYVASTLGLFRMLEEHNAYLVHYEVLKPR
- a CDS encoding nitroreductase family protein, encoding MDVVEAIKTRRSIRSYFTSMISDSELEALLELASWAPSAGNLQPWEFVIVRDEKIKERLAAEALHQWWITEAPVVVVACANERRSSSIYGVRGRSLYCICDVSAAVENLLLAAHASGLGSCWVGAFHDEGVARLLKLPSGVRPIAILPIGRPAEHPAPPPRRPLSEVLHFDQF
- a CDS encoding type II/IV secretion system ATPase subunit; this translates as MRLSLKPRLRRLSPTKKNPDPLLHVNLISSHVDPGELSTLELVETYSVGSHVKVILGAKAGTGYYFVEEPRLSHADLVCYGALMQALKVMIKPSPLMLSDPAGYLESYVEKVSDEYGLSSLSKEVKEKILYYIKRDTLGYGPLDPLIRDPKIEDISIEGVSRPVRVFHRTFNDLDWLITNISFHDEQSIDHIVVKLVHTAGKHVSTAFPIADIALPEKHRVTVTYSREVTPFGSSVTIRKFREEPLTICHLIAWRTVSPLMAAYWWLLLEHKMFIMIVGPMASGKTTLLNALATLLKPNWKVVSIEDNQELHLPHVGWKPLVARHTYTLGESKTEIELFDLVKLSLRERADFIIVGEVRGEEAYALVQAAASGHGCACTFHGDSFETMVQRLTSPPINVSPSFIPLITNVVIVKRVAPLGNKPARRVVKVSEVVNVKEERELFRWDPQLDVHLPLSVEELIERSLVLNKIAGLSEWSLSQLKEEVKRRASFLKSLVKDNVLSYSDVVAKLRNFYAEAY